From the Carya illinoinensis cultivar Pawnee chromosome 4, C.illinoinensisPawnee_v1, whole genome shotgun sequence genome, one window contains:
- the LOC122307531 gene encoding tRNA (adenine(58)-N(1))-methyltransferase catalytic subunit TRMT61A-like isoform X2, with translation MIRPKYELYSLYSHGVSGGWGALSCSCYCILFYKFRSLRMLPIDPTKKISFSRIVCDGDLVIVYERHDNMKAVKVCQDSVLQNRFGVFKHSDWIGKPFGSKVFSNKGGFIYLLAPTPELWTLVLSHRTQILYIADISFVVMYLEIVPGCLVLESGTGSGSLTTSLARAVAPTGHVYTFDFHEQRAASAREDFEKTEVCNLVTVGVRDIQGEGFPEEFSGLADSVFLDLPQPWLAIPSAAKMLKPDGALCSFSPCIEQVQRTCDTLISKFTDIRTFEVLLRTYEVQEVRMNCSQGDGGNLGSLIRKRRRHSGKGNNVQDNLSSPTVMARPCSEAKGHTGYLTFARLKCLS, from the exons ATGATCCGCCCTAAATACGAGCTTTACAGCCTTTACTCCCATGGAGTTTCTGGCGGTTGGGGAGCTTTGTCGT gTAGTTgctattgtattttattttacaagttcaggagtttgaggatgttGCCTATTGATCCAACAAAAAAGATATCTTTTTCTCGTATAGTCTGTGATGGAGATTTGGTTATCGTCTATGAGAGACACGACAACATGAAGGCTGTTAAAGTATGTCAGGATTCTGTACTTCAGAACAGATTTGGTGTATTCAAACATTCAGACTGGATTGGAAAGCCTTTTGGATCCAAGGTTTTTAGCAACAAGGGTGGTTTTATTTACTTGTTAGCCCCAACTCCGGAATTATGGACTCTGGTTCTGAGTCACAGGACCCAGATTCTCTATATTGCTGATATAAGCTTTGTGGTCATGTACTTGGAAATAGTTCCCGGTTGTTTGGTTCTGGAATCTGGGACTGGAAGTGGATCTTTAACCACGTCACTTGCAAGGGCTGTTGCTCCCACAGGACATGTCTACACATTTGATTTTCATGAACAAAGGGCTGCCTCAGCTAG GGAGGATTTTGAGAAGACAGAAGTGTGCAATTTAGTCACTGTGGGAGTTAGAGACATTCAAGGAGAAGGCTTTCCAGAGGAATTTTCTGGGTTAGCAGATTCCGTCTTCCTGGACCTACCCCAACCTTGGCTGGCCATTCCTTCAGCAGCAAAAATGCTGAAACCAGATGGGGCTTTATGCTCCTTCTCCCCATGTATTGAGCAAGTACAACGCACCTGTGATACTCTAATATCAAAATTCACAG ATATAAGAACATTTGAGGTACTACTTCGCACTTACGAAGTTCAAGAAGTGAGAATGAATTGCAGCCAGGGTGATGGAGGCAACCTAGGGTCTCTTATACGCAAGAGGCGGCGGCATTCAGGCAAAGGAAACAATGTGCAGGACAATTTGAGTTCACCAACAGTCATGGCTAGGCCATGCAGTGAGGCAAAAGGCCACACTGGTTACCTGACATTTGCAAGACTCAAATGCCTCTCATAA
- the LOC122307531 gene encoding tRNA (adenine(58)-N(1))-methyltransferase catalytic subunit TRMT61A-like isoform X1 → MIRPKYELYSLYSHGVSGGWGALSCSCYCILFYKFRSLRMLPIDPTKKISFSRIVCDGDLVIVYERHDNMKAVKVCQDSVLQNRFGVFKHSDWIGKPFGSKVFSNKGGFIYLLAPTPELWTLVLSHRTQILYIADISFVVMYLEIVPGCLVLESGTGSGSLTTSLARAVAPTGHVYTFDFHEQRAASAREDFEKTEVCNLVTVGVRDIQGEGFPEEFSGLADSVFLDLPQPWLAIPSAAKMLKPDGALCSFSPCIEQVQRTCDTLISKFTVLIRSLMGLVHVSSASLLDIRTFEVLLRTYEVQEVRMNCSQGDGGNLGSLIRKRRRHSGKGNNVQDNLSSPTVMARPCSEAKGHTGYLTFARLKCLS, encoded by the exons ATGATCCGCCCTAAATACGAGCTTTACAGCCTTTACTCCCATGGAGTTTCTGGCGGTTGGGGAGCTTTGTCGT gTAGTTgctattgtattttattttacaagttcaggagtttgaggatgttGCCTATTGATCCAACAAAAAAGATATCTTTTTCTCGTATAGTCTGTGATGGAGATTTGGTTATCGTCTATGAGAGACACGACAACATGAAGGCTGTTAAAGTATGTCAGGATTCTGTACTTCAGAACAGATTTGGTGTATTCAAACATTCAGACTGGATTGGAAAGCCTTTTGGATCCAAGGTTTTTAGCAACAAGGGTGGTTTTATTTACTTGTTAGCCCCAACTCCGGAATTATGGACTCTGGTTCTGAGTCACAGGACCCAGATTCTCTATATTGCTGATATAAGCTTTGTGGTCATGTACTTGGAAATAGTTCCCGGTTGTTTGGTTCTGGAATCTGGGACTGGAAGTGGATCTTTAACCACGTCACTTGCAAGGGCTGTTGCTCCCACAGGACATGTCTACACATTTGATTTTCATGAACAAAGGGCTGCCTCAGCTAG GGAGGATTTTGAGAAGACAGAAGTGTGCAATTTAGTCACTGTGGGAGTTAGAGACATTCAAGGAGAAGGCTTTCCAGAGGAATTTTCTGGGTTAGCAGATTCCGTCTTCCTGGACCTACCCCAACCTTGGCTGGCCATTCCTTCAGCAGCAAAAATGCTGAAACCAGATGGGGCTTTATGCTCCTTCTCCCCATGTATTGAGCAAGTACAACGCACCTGTGATACTCTAATATCAAAATTCACAG TGTTGATTAGGTCATTGATGGGGCTTGTGCATGTATCTTCTGCTTCTTTGTTAGATATAAGAACATTTGAGGTACTACTTCGCACTTACGAAGTTCAAGAAGTGAGAATGAATTGCAGCCAGGGTGATGGAGGCAACCTAGGGTCTCTTATACGCAAGAGGCGGCGGCATTCAGGCAAAGGAAACAATGTGCAGGACAATTTGAGTTCACCAACAGTCATGGCTAGGCCATGCAGTGAGGCAAAAGGCCACACTGGTTACCTGACATTTGCAAGACTCAAATGCCTCTCATAA